A region from the Longimicrobiales bacterium genome encodes:
- a CDS encoding glutamine synthetase III, translating into MASTGTRYDPLNAVTGWTPRPAGNTRGMDIEQIFGESTFGLQEMKSRLPKATYKALMQTIDRGAELDGAVADAVALAMKEWAIERGATHFTHWFHPLTGQTAEKHDSFITPNVGGGAVAEFSGKDLIQGEPDASSFPSGGLRATFEARGYTAWDPTSPAFLVDGPSGCYLAIPTAFTSWAGDALDTKIPLLRSNHALEVQVRRALKLFGVDPQHVHTTLGPEQEYFLVDQEFYYRRPDMVATGRTLVGTKPPRGQELEDHYFGAIPERILSFMMDVERELYRLGVPVKTRHNEVAPGQFEVAPIYENANIAADHQQLLMSVLRKTARNYGLVALLHEKPFAGVNGSGKHLNWSFSTESQNLLEPGDSPHENRQFLFFCTAVLRAVERHQDLVRAAVAYAGNDHRLGANEAPPAIISVFLGDQLTDVFDQVEKAGRAKSSKQGGLLGLGSRVLPKLPKHAGDRNRTSPFAFTGNKFEFRALGASQSISFPATVLNAIVAESIDELCTMIEKELAKKGDFAEVLHRILARELAKIRHIIFNGDGYSEEWHAEAEKRGLLNLKTSLDALPKLTDAKNVKLFEKYEIMTEREVESRAEIFFDQYFKTVNIEGEMTAEIARTIVLPAAVRYLDDLLDAFHNFREMTSTSSSARGLQKLIDDLNETLNDLVESLGRLDEQNAELGGDTVHSKAYHMRDNVVPAMLEVRTACDRLERMVPDDLWPLPRYREMLFIR; encoded by the coding sequence ATGGCCAGCACAGGTACGCGCTACGATCCGCTGAACGCCGTGACGGGGTGGACGCCGCGGCCGGCAGGGAACACGCGCGGCATGGACATCGAGCAGATCTTCGGCGAGAGCACGTTCGGTCTGCAGGAGATGAAGTCGCGACTGCCGAAGGCGACATACAAGGCGCTGATGCAGACGATCGACCGTGGTGCCGAGCTGGATGGTGCGGTGGCGGACGCGGTGGCGCTGGCAATGAAGGAATGGGCGATCGAGCGGGGCGCGACGCATTTCACGCACTGGTTCCATCCCCTGACTGGGCAGACGGCCGAGAAGCACGACTCGTTCATCACGCCGAACGTGGGCGGCGGCGCAGTAGCGGAGTTCAGCGGCAAGGACCTGATACAGGGGGAGCCGGACGCATCGTCGTTCCCGTCGGGAGGTCTGCGAGCGACGTTCGAGGCGCGCGGCTACACGGCCTGGGATCCGACATCCCCGGCGTTCCTGGTGGATGGTCCGAGCGGTTGCTACCTGGCCATCCCCACAGCGTTCACGTCATGGGCCGGTGACGCTCTCGACACGAAGATCCCGCTGCTGCGGTCGAACCACGCGCTCGAGGTGCAGGTGCGGCGCGCGCTGAAGCTCTTCGGCGTTGACCCGCAGCACGTCCACACGACGCTCGGTCCGGAGCAGGAGTATTTCCTGGTCGATCAGGAGTTCTATTATCGCCGGCCGGACATGGTGGCGACCGGACGGACGCTGGTGGGAACCAAGCCACCGCGCGGCCAGGAGCTGGAGGACCACTACTTCGGCGCGATTCCGGAGCGGATCCTGTCGTTCATGATGGATGTCGAGCGCGAGTTGTACCGCCTCGGCGTGCCGGTGAAGACACGTCACAACGAGGTCGCGCCCGGACAGTTCGAGGTGGCGCCGATCTACGAGAACGCCAACATAGCGGCCGACCATCAGCAGCTGCTGATGTCGGTCCTGCGGAAGACTGCGCGCAACTACGGGCTGGTCGCGCTGCTGCACGAGAAGCCGTTCGCGGGAGTCAACGGTAGCGGCAAGCATCTGAACTGGTCGTTCAGCACGGAATCGCAGAATCTGCTGGAACCGGGTGACAGCCCGCACGAGAATCGTCAGTTCCTGTTCTTCTGCACGGCGGTTCTGCGCGCTGTCGAGCGGCACCAGGATCTGGTACGGGCGGCTGTCGCGTATGCAGGCAACGATCACCGCCTCGGCGCGAACGAAGCGCCGCCGGCCATCATCTCGGTGTTCCTCGGGGATCAGTTGACGGACGTATTCGATCAGGTCGAGAAGGCCGGCCGGGCGAAGAGCAGCAAGCAGGGCGGTCTGCTCGGTCTCGGGAGCCGCGTACTGCCGAAGCTGCCGAAGCACGCGGGCGACCGTAACCGCACATCGCCGTTCGCGTTCACGGGCAACAAATTCGAGTTCCGTGCGCTCGGAGCGTCACAGTCCATCTCGTTTCCGGCGACTGTTCTGAACGCGATCGTGGCGGAATCGATCGATGAGCTGTGTACGATGATCGAGAAGGAGCTGGCGAAGAAGGGAGATTTCGCCGAAGTCCTGCACCGTATCCTCGCCCGCGAGCTCGCGAAGATCCGTCACATCATCTTCAACGGCGACGGCTACAGCGAGGAGTGGCATGCCGAGGCGGAGAAGCGCGGACTCCTGAACCTGAAGACTTCACTCGATGCGCTGCCGAAGCTCACCGACGCGAAGAACGTGAAGCTGTTCGAGAAGTACGAGATCATGACCGAGCGCGAGGTGGAGTCGCGCGCGGAGATCTTCTTCGATCAGTACTTCAAGACCGTCAACATCGAGGGCGAAATGACCGCCGAAATCGCGCGCACGATCGTGCTGCCTGCGGCCGTGCGCTATCTCGATGATCTGCTGGACGCATTCCACAACTTCCGTGAGATGACGTCCACGAGCAGCAGCGCCCGCGGCCTGCAGAAGCTGATCGATGATCTGAACGAGACGCTCAACGACCTGGTCGAGTCACTCGGCCGCCTGGATGAGCAGAACGCGGAGCTCGGTGGCGACACCGTGCATTCAAAGGCATACCACATGCGCGACAACGTCGTCCCGGCCATGCTCGAGGTGCGCACCGCGTGCGACCGCCTCGAGCGGATGGTGCCCGATGACCTCTGGCCCCTGCCGCGTTACCGCGAAATGCTGTTCATCCGGTAG
- a CDS encoding glutamine synthetase family protein → MSPTRGRRPGAEMTGRPAAAVPEHKIRRPAEDRRFGGFGRLQRPELLRLLAEYNVRFLRLQFIDVMGVLKSVEVPRSQFEKALDGDIMFDGSSIEGFVRVEESDMVLKPDFASFVVFPWSDAENRVARLICDVHRADDEVFEGDPRRVLVRQIEAARKLGYEMMAGVEAEFFLFHRSPEGSPTRVTHDAGGYFDLGPVDLGEVARRDIVNVLELMGFEVEAAHHEVAPGQHEVDFRYADALTTADHLATFKFVVRNVAFQHGLHATFMPKPIYGQNGSGMHTHQSLFRDGANAFYDESDEAGMSKVMRSYAAGLLRHARAMCAVTNPLVNSYKRLVPGFEAPVNVAWSHQNRSPMVRVPARRGKGTRLELRMPDPSANPYLALAIQLGAGLDGVRRKAEPPEPIDKNIWKLSVRERRRYKIQELPRDLGEAITLLKRSGFVRDTLGEHVFQYFVTAKEREWQDYIAQVHDWEIERYLNY, encoded by the coding sequence ATGAGCCCCACGCGCGGGAGAAGGCCGGGCGCCGAGATGACGGGACGGCCGGCAGCGGCCGTGCCGGAGCACAAGATCCGGCGACCGGCGGAGGATCGACGGTTCGGCGGGTTCGGGCGTCTGCAGCGGCCGGAGCTGTTGCGCCTGCTGGCGGAGTACAATGTGCGGTTCCTGCGACTGCAGTTCATTGACGTGATGGGTGTGCTGAAGAGCGTCGAAGTGCCGCGGAGCCAGTTCGAGAAGGCGCTGGATGGCGACATCATGTTCGACGGGTCGTCGATCGAGGGGTTCGTCCGGGTGGAGGAGTCTGACATGGTGCTGAAGCCGGACTTCGCGAGCTTCGTGGTGTTCCCGTGGAGCGACGCCGAGAACCGGGTGGCGCGGCTGATCTGCGATGTGCACCGCGCGGACGATGAGGTGTTCGAGGGCGATCCGCGGCGGGTGCTGGTACGGCAGATCGAAGCAGCGCGCAAGCTGGGATACGAGATGATGGCTGGGGTGGAGGCGGAGTTCTTCCTGTTCCACCGCTCGCCGGAGGGGTCGCCGACGCGAGTGACACACGACGCCGGGGGCTACTTCGATCTTGGCCCGGTGGACCTGGGCGAGGTTGCGCGGCGCGACATCGTGAATGTGCTGGAGCTGATGGGATTCGAGGTCGAGGCCGCGCATCACGAGGTCGCGCCGGGGCAGCACGAGGTGGATTTCCGCTATGCCGATGCACTGACCACGGCGGACCATCTGGCAACCTTCAAGTTCGTGGTGCGCAATGTGGCATTCCAGCATGGCCTGCATGCGACCTTCATGCCGAAGCCCATTTACGGTCAGAACGGGTCGGGCATGCACACGCATCAGTCATTGTTCCGCGACGGAGCGAATGCGTTCTATGACGAATCGGACGAAGCGGGGATGTCGAAGGTGATGCGGTCGTATGCGGCGGGACTGCTGCGCCACGCGCGGGCGATGTGTGCCGTAACGAATCCGTTGGTGAACAGCTACAAGCGGCTGGTGCCCGGGTTCGAGGCGCCCGTGAACGTGGCGTGGTCGCACCAGAACCGCTCGCCGATGGTCCGCGTGCCTGCGCGGCGCGGGAAAGGCACGCGCCTGGAGCTGCGCATGCCGGACCCATCGGCGAACCCGTATCTCGCGCTGGCCATCCAGCTCGGCGCGGGGCTGGATGGCGTGCGGCGGAAGGCGGAGCCGCCGGAGCCGATCGACAAGAACATCTGGAAGCTGAGTGTGCGCGAGCGGCGGCGCTACAAGATCCAGGAGCTGCCGCGCGACCTCGGCGAGGCGATCACTCTGCTGAAGCGAAGCGGTTTCGTCCGCGACACGCTGGGCGAGCATGTCTTTCAGTACTTCGTCACC